The genomic region GCAATCGAATCGTCGGATTGGACGAACGTCCAACCGATCGCGATTCCGCAGGCGGCGAGGACGAGCCTCACGCCGCGTGAGGCAGCTCCAGGTCCGAGCAGGGGGTCCCTCCACGAATGAAGCACGGCTGAACGTACCGACACCGGGTGAGTCACCCGGCCGATCACGGTCGCGCGCATGATAGGCGCAGTTCGCGAACCGAGCGAGCCGCGAGCGCGCAAGTGTTAGGCTGACGGCCCCATCGACCGCCTGGAGTGTGCATGTCCCCATCGCCCGTTCCGCACCCACCCTCGGATCTGGCATCGCGCGCGTCGCGAGTGCTGAGCTTCGCGCTCGCACTCGGCCTCGCATGGGCGAATCCGTGCTCGGCACTCGAGCGCGAGCGTTTCTGGGAGACCTGGAACGATCTGTCGGACCTCGCCACCCGTTCGCCTGACTCGGCGCACGCTCAGATCCAGCTCCGACTCGCCGCCGAACCGCTCGATGTGCCCGCGCTGGTGCTGCGAGCCAAGCTCGCGGCCTCGGACTCGACCGCCGCCGAGTCCCTGCTCGCCCGCACGCGCGCCGAGACCAGCGACGTCGCGGTCAATGTCGCTCGCGGCACCACGCTCGTCGTGCTCGGACGTTCGACCGCGGGCCGCCTCGCGTGGGCGCGAGCGCGGCGCGGCTACGTGGCGCTCGGTCGACTCTCGGAAGCCGCGCAGACGGCGGTGCACGAGGCATTGCTCGATCGCGCCGGTCGCGGCGACCCGAGCGACCCGGCGCTCGCGATCGCCGAGAGCCTCGGACTCGTCGCGCGCGAGCCCGAGATCGTGATGTGCGCGCGCACGCTGTCCGGTACGCGCTGGCAGCAGCGCGATACTCGCAGAGCACTCGCCGTGCTGCAGCAGGCGGTGGCTCTGGCACCGGCAACCGGCCCCTGCTACATGGGCGCCGAGGCCGAGCGGCAGCTCGCGGTCGCTTTCAAATCGCTCGGCAAGCTCGACTCGGCGCGGGTGCACTACCAGCGCGGCGTCGCGATTGCGCGCGGCCTCGGGCGAGCGGAGCTGAACGCCCGCTGCCTGCACGGTCTCGGAACCACGCTCGAGGCCGAGGCCCGCGTTCCGGAGGCGGAGCAGATCTATCGCGAAGCACTCGCGATGATGCCGCTCGACGAGCATCGGGCGCGCGCGAATCTGCTCGGGCAGCTCGGCAAGCTGTTCCTGTCGGCGAAGCGTTACGACGAAGCGCGCGCACACTTCGCCGAGTCCAACCTCATCTACGATCGCTACGCGCCACGCGCCGAAGGGCACGTTCTCAATCTGCAGCACCTCGGACAGATCGAGACCTCGAGCGGCGACTTCGACGCGGCGCGCGAACACTTCGAACGCGCGGTGGCCGAGTCGCGCGACTTCGGACTCCCGCGACTCCAGGGTGCGATCCTGAGCGATCTGGCGGGGCTCGCGCTCCAGTCCGGTGACGACACGCGGGCCGAGCGACTGTTCGAGGAAGCGCTCGTGGTCGAACGCAAGCTGGGCCGCGAACGGTTCGTCGCCCATCTGTTGTGTGCACGCGCCGGCCTTCAGCTCGAACGCGGCCGCGCGGCGGTCGCGCTGACCGAAGCGAGGGAAGCCGCGGCACGCCTGGCCGTCGCGGAGCCCGCCGGGGTGCCGAGCGCCAATGCGCTGATCGTGCGCGCGCTGCTCGAGCTCTCGCGCATCGAGGAAGCCGGGCTGGTTGCCGACTCCGCGTGGCGCTTCGCCGAGGCGCGCGGCGACTCGGCGCTGATGGCGAGCGCATGGGAACTGGACGCCGAGGTGCAGCTCGCTGCGGGTCGTCCGCAGGCGGCGCTCGCCGCACTCGCGCGCGCGTTGCCGGTCGCCCGCCGATTGAACGCACGCGAGCTCATGACGCGACTGCTCGAGCGGCAGGGCCGCGCGCTGCTCGCCGCCGGCGAGCCGGCGCGCGCGATCGCTCCGTTCGAGGAGGCGATCGAACTGCAGGAGCTGGCGCAGTTCTCGCTGCGCAGCGGTGAGGAACGCAGCCAGATCCAGACTCTGTGGCAGGAACTCTACGTACAACTCGCGCTCGCCTATCGCCGCGCCGGGCGCGGCGCCGAAGCGTTTCGCGTCGTCGACCGAAGTCGCGCTCGTGGGTTGCGCGAACGACTCGAGCAGGAACTGCCGGCGCCGCGCCGCGGCGCCCCCGACGCCGTGCTGCGCGAAGTGGATGCGGCACGCGCCGCGCTCGAAGACGCACAGCGCCGGCTCACGGCGCAGTACGCGCTGGCGCCCGCCGATCGATCGGCGGGATTGCGTGCGCTCGAGAGCCGCTGCGCGTCGCTTCGCGAGCGCTTCGCCGAGGCACAATTGCGCCTCGAGCGCGCCGCGCCGGGCTACGCGCGCACGTCGGGGCTCGCACGATCGCTGGGCGTTGCAGACTTGAGACGACGACTCGGTGCAAACGAAACGATGCTGGCGTATCTGATCGGAATCGAGCGCGGGCTGGTGTTCGTCGTGACTCCGCAGACGCTGGTGGTGCGGGAGATCGACGCAGGCGAGGCGCAGCTCGATCGCGAAGTCGACTCGCTGGTCGCCGCGCTGTCGTCGGGCTCGGACGACCGGTGGCGCGAGCCTGCGTTGCGCCTCGGAGCGCAGCTGGTGCCCGAAGCGGCGTGGATTGGAAGCGGGCGTCTGCTGGTGACCGCAGACGGGCCCTTGCATCGACTGCCATTCGAGGTCCTGCGCGTGGGGACTCGTGGCAGCGAGCGCTGCCTGATCGAGCGCCGAGCCGTCGTGCTCGGCGCTTCACCGAGTCTGTTCTTCGACGACGCGCCGCGCGCCGCATCGCGCAGCCCGAGGCTGGCGGCGTTCGGCGATCCGGATGTCTCGCCGCTCGATCAGCAGGCGATGCGGCGTGGGATGGATCGCGATCTCGCGTTTGCGGTCGGACGGCTTCCGAACGCGCGCCGCGAGGTGCAGGGAATCGCCCGGCACTTTCCGGGGGCTCGCACCTACGTGGGGGCGGCCGCCACCGAGTCGCAGGTGCTGCGCGAGATCGAACGATGCCAGGTGTTGCACGTCGCCGCGCACGGTTTCGTCGATGCGCGACGCCCGCGTTTCTCGGGACTCGTGCTGGCGCGTGATTCCGCGGCGGCGGGGGACGGGCTGTTGCAGGCCTACGAGGTGATTGCGCGCCACGGCGATCTGGAACTCGTCACGCTGTCCGCGTGCGAGACCGGGCGCGGCACCGTGCAACGGGGTGAGGGACTGCTGGGTCTCGCGCGCGCGTTTCGAATCGCCGGCGCCCGCAATCTGCTGGTGAGCCTGTGGCAGGTCGACGATGCGGCGACCGCCGACTTCATGCTGGCGTTCTACGATCGGCTCGCGCGTGGCGAGCCCGCAGCCGAGGCGCTCGCCACGGTCAAGCGCGCGATGCTCGCGGGCATCGAGGCGGCAAGCGCGAGCGGCGCATCGCGCGGTGTGACGCGTATGGCGGCCCCGGCTCAGAGGCGCCACCCGGCCTACTGGGCGCCGTTCGTGCTGCAAGGCGTCGCGGGGGCGCCCCGAACTGCGCGCGCCCCCGCCACTCCGCTTCGCTGAGCTTGCCGCCGCGGCTCCGCGGCGGATGCGCTCAGCGAGTCAGCACCACCTGCACGCGCCGCGTTGCGCCATCGCTCGAGAGTCGCGCGAAGTAGACGCCGGCCCGCACCGAGCGTCCGCCCTCGTCGAGCCCGTTCCAGCTCACCGTGTGATTGCCCGCCGGGTACTCGCCGTTCGCCAGCGTGCGGATGCGGCGGCCCTGCGAATCGAACAGCTCGAGAGTGGCCCGGGTGGCGCGCGGAAGAGTGAACTGGAGCGAGGTCGCGTCACGCGCCGGATTGGGGATCGCGCCGGCGAGCGCCAGCTCGTGGCGAGCGACACTCGCGGTCGTGCCTCCGATTCCGGTGGTGGTGTGCCCGACCCAGTTCAGATCGATGTTCGAGAGATCGTCGGGGATCAGTTCGACCGTCGAACCGGAGCTGCGGCGCAGTGCTCCGAACTGGTCTGCGTACGTTCCCAGGTAGACGTCCTGATTGGGCGCGACGGCGAGGCCCGGCATGCCGTACTGCCAGTTGAAGTAGGGCTGCAGGTTGATCAGCGTCGAGAACACGCCGGTGTCGCGCACCACTTTCATGAGGTTGCGCGGCGCGACCGCCGAGCTCGGTGTGCTGGTGGTCAGCCAGCTGCCGTCGAGGTCGAACGTGAGTCCGTTGAGCGAGCCGCCACCGGGCGGCAGGTAGCGCTGATAGGCGGCCGGATTCGCGGGATTGATGCGCATCAGCGACGAACTGGTGTTGGCTCCGATGATGCCGTCGGGGCTCACGACCACGCGACTGGGGATTCCAAGCGTCTGCGGACTGGTGTCGTTGAGGATGAACGAGACGGTTCCGGTCGCCGGATCGTAGCGGCGCATCCGCAGTCCGAGTCCGCTCTGGTAGCCCGCGAACACCAGCGTGTGGTCGCGAGGATCCTCGGCAACGTCGAATGGCGTGTCCATGCCGAGCGTGGTGGCGAATGACGGCGGCAGGATCGCGAACGAGAGCTGATAGGGATTGAGGCGGAAGCAGGGCTGGCCCGCCACCCAGATGGTGCCGTCGGCGGTGCGTCCCATGCCGCGCGAGTTTTCGAACACCCCGCACAGCAGCGACTGCCACACCGCGGTGGCCGTGGTGTCCCGGAATCTCAGTCCGCTCGAGTTGTGAAGCGTGAGCAGGTGATTGGCGGGCGGTACCGGGACCGCAAGCACGGCAAGCTCGGTGAGCAACGCGTTCGTGCATGCACCGTAGCTCGCAAGCGCCTCCAGACTCGCTTTGCAGGCGCTGGCGCTCATGCGGGTTCGGAAGCGAATCACGACGCTGTCGTTGGCGGCCGGCTGCCCGCTCCACGAAATGGTGCGCGTGGTCGAATTCCACACCGTCCCGGCCGGAACGCTGCCGAGGAACGGCGGGGTCGAGATGGCGGGCAGTTCCGGCGGCAGATCGATCGTGATCGATGACGCCGGCCCCACGGAGGACGAGTTGTTGTAGAAGCGCACCTCCAGATCGACGGTCGCCCCCGGCCGGCACGCGATCATGCGGTTCACGTCGGGTGCGCCCCACCACTGAACGGGCCCATGAGTCGAACTCTCGAGCGAGATCCGGAACGGCGACGGCGCAACCGCAAAACTCTGAGTCACGCTCGCAGACGCCATGATCGATGAACACGGGTTACGCATGATGACGCCGATCCCACGGTTCATCGCCTCGGTGGTCGCCTGGGTGCTGCGGCACTGCTTGATCGCCGTCTCGTAGATCACGTCGAGCGTCGAGCCCGACGGTACGTTGCCCTTCCAGCTGAGGCTCGTCGGTGTCGAAAGCACGTAGCCTCCGCCCTGGTTCACGATCTGCGCGATTTCGGACGAGGTTCCGGCCTGCAGCGTGAAGGAGAGGCTGTCGAAGTTCGTCGCGCTCGAGTTGCCGATGCGGACCGTATGACGAACGCGATCACCGGTCTGAAGCGGAGTCGGTGCGAGCGCCGAAGAGATCAGTGTGAGCGAAAGCCCGGCGGTGTTCGGTAGCACCAGCGTGGTGGTGATCGGCGGCGCGCCGATCACGGTGCCGCCCGGCAAACCGGTGATCGAGTAGGTGTTGTTGGAGAACGAGGATCCGAAGCATCCGACTTGCACCCTGAGCGTTCGCGTGGTCTGAGCGCCCGCACCCAGCGTTCCCAGCGTCCAGGTCACGGTCTGGGTGCTCGCACTATAAGTGCCGCCACCGGACGCCGAGACGAACGTGACGCCCGACGGCACCCGGTCGATCATCGTGACCGAGCTCGACGCGAGCGCGCCGGTGTTGCGTGCGGTGAGCGTGTAGTCGTAGAACGTGCCGGGCACCGCGGTCGCGGGGCCCGCGAGCGAGACCTCGAGTACCGCGATCGGACACGCCGCGTCCTGGCAGGTCACTCCCTGCTGCCAGGTGCCCGTGCAGTCCCCCTGATGCGTTTGCTGGCACCCCTCGCTCGAGCAGCACGCGCCGTAGGGCTCGCTCGGAACCGAGCAATCCACGTAGAGCACCGGGGCGCCCACGATGGGGCCGAACGGACTCCCGGTCCGATAGACGACCACGCGGTTCGGCGTTCCGTTCTCGACGTACGCCGCCGGGCTGTTGGCGCGCGCGGGTCCCGGGATCGACGCCTGGCCGATCCACGCCGGGCACAGCTCGACCGGCGAATAGTGCGCACCGTTGATTCCGCTCACGTCGTTCGGAACCGAAGCCATGGTCCCGGACTGCGAGAAGGAAGACGGATTGATCGGATAGGTGTACTCGCCGGCCGAGCGGCCGTGCTCGCCGGTGACGAGATTCCACCACAACAGATGCCCGCTGCTACCCGTCGAGGTCTTGCCTTCATAGAACACCGCGGTGCGGTACACGGGATTCGCGGCGCGGTCATCGAAGGCGGTGTAGAGGAGGCAGCGCAACTGGTTGTTGGAGCCGAGGGAGATCAGATCGGAATCGTCGGCGGGGATCCGGTACACGCGGATCTCGATCGGTACGGCGTCGTCGCAATTCGTCTCGCTGCCGTGGACCGCGACCATCGCCGTTCGTGAGGGAGACAGGAACAGGCGCCACGTTTCGTCGATCCCGTTGGGTACGGCATGGTGCGTGTCGCCATTGTCGTCGAGGCTGCTGCCGTCGACATCGATCCACAGCGGCTTGAGCGGATTCGCCGGGCTCGACTGAATGACGACCCCGCCGGCCGGCGGCAACTGCTCGTTCACGAACGGTCCCAGCCCCTGGGCCCACACCGCCGTGAACGAGACGCAGATGAAGCCAGCGACCAGCATCG from Candidatus Eisenbacteria bacterium harbors:
- a CDS encoding DUF11 domain-containing protein, which produces MRWSGGFGLIRSCATRAMLVAGFICVSFTAVWAQGLGPFVNEQLPPAGGVVIQSSPANPLKPLWIDVDGSSLDDNGDTHHAVPNGIDETWRLFLSPSRTAMVAVHGSETNCDDAVPIEIRVYRIPADDSDLISLGSNNQLRCLLYTAFDDRAANPVYRTAVFYEGKTSTGSSGHLLWWNLVTGEHGRSAGEYTYPINPSSFSQSGTMASVPNDVSGINGAHYSPVELCPAWIGQASIPGPARANSPAAYVENGTPNRVVVYRTGSPFGPIVGAPVLYVDCSVPSEPYGACCSSEGCQQTHQGDCTGTWQQGVTCQDAACPIAVLEVSLAGPATAVPGTFYDYTLTARNTGALASSSVTMIDRVPSGVTFVSASGGGTYSASTQTVTWTLGTLGAGAQTTRTLRVQVGCFGSSFSNNTYSITGLPGGTVIGAPPITTTLVLPNTAGLSLTLISSALAPTPLQTGDRVRHTVRIGNSSATNFDSLSFTLQAGTSSEIAQIVNQGGGYVLSTPTSLSWKGNVPSGSTLDVIYETAIKQCRSTQATTEAMNRGIGVIMRNPCSSIMASASVTQSFAVAPSPFRISLESSTHGPVQWWGAPDVNRMIACRPGATVDLEVRFYNNSSSVGPASSITIDLPPELPAISTPPFLGSVPAGTVWNSTTRTISWSGQPAANDSVVIRFRTRMSASACKASLEALASYGACTNALLTELAVLAVPVPPANHLLTLHNSSGLRFRDTTATAVWQSLLCGVFENSRGMGRTADGTIWVAGQPCFRLNPYQLSFAILPPSFATTLGMDTPFDVAEDPRDHTLVFAGYQSGLGLRMRRYDPATGTVSFILNDTSPQTLGIPSRVVVSPDGIIGANTSSSLMRINPANPAAYQRYLPPGGGSLNGLTFDLDGSWLTTSTPSSAVAPRNLMKVVRDTGVFSTLINLQPYFNWQYGMPGLAVAPNQDVYLGTYADQFGALRRSSGSTVELIPDDLSNIDLNWVGHTTTGIGGTTASVARHELALAGAIPNPARDATSLQFTLPRATRATLELFDSQGRRIRTLANGEYPAGNHTVSWNGLDEGGRSVRAGVYFARLSSDGATRRVQVVLTR
- a CDS encoding CHAT domain-containing protein gives rise to the protein MSPSPVPHPPSDLASRASRVLSFALALGLAWANPCSALERERFWETWNDLSDLATRSPDSAHAQIQLRLAAEPLDVPALVLRAKLAASDSTAAESLLARTRAETSDVAVNVARGTTLVVLGRSTAGRLAWARARRGYVALGRLSEAAQTAVHEALLDRAGRGDPSDPALAIAESLGLVAREPEIVMCARTLSGTRWQQRDTRRALAVLQQAVALAPATGPCYMGAEAERQLAVAFKSLGKLDSARVHYQRGVAIARGLGRAELNARCLHGLGTTLEAEARVPEAEQIYREALAMMPLDEHRARANLLGQLGKLFLSAKRYDEARAHFAESNLIYDRYAPRAEGHVLNLQHLGQIETSSGDFDAAREHFERAVAESRDFGLPRLQGAILSDLAGLALQSGDDTRAERLFEEALVVERKLGRERFVAHLLCARAGLQLERGRAAVALTEAREAAARLAVAEPAGVPSANALIVRALLELSRIEEAGLVADSAWRFAEARGDSALMASAWELDAEVQLAAGRPQAALAALARALPVARRLNARELMTRLLERQGRALLAAGEPARAIAPFEEAIELQELAQFSLRSGEERSQIQTLWQELYVQLALAYRRAGRGAEAFRVVDRSRARGLRERLEQELPAPRRGAPDAVLREVDAARAALEDAQRRLTAQYALAPADRSAGLRALESRCASLRERFAEAQLRLERAAPGYARTSGLARSLGVADLRRRLGANETMLAYLIGIERGLVFVVTPQTLVVREIDAGEAQLDREVDSLVAALSSGSDDRWREPALRLGAQLVPEAAWIGSGRLLVTADGPLHRLPFEVLRVGTRGSERCLIERRAVVLGASPSLFFDDAPRAASRSPRLAAFGDPDVSPLDQQAMRRGMDRDLAFAVGRLPNARREVQGIARHFPGARTYVGAAATESQVLREIERCQVLHVAAHGFVDARRPRFSGLVLARDSAAAGDGLLQAYEVIARHGDLELVTLSACETGRGTVQRGEGLLGLARAFRIAGARNLLVSLWQVDDAATADFMLAFYDRLARGEPAAEALATVKRAMLAGIEAASASGASRGVTRMAAPAQRRHPAYWAPFVLQGVAGAPRTARAPATPLR